A genomic segment from Stenotrophomonas maltophilia encodes:
- the cyoE gene encoding heme o synthase, whose translation MFSNYRQYWDLTKPKVVALIVFTALVGMVLAIPGVPSWEQVRAGVLGFLGIWLAASAAAAINQLLDAHIDAQMARTSWRPLVVGKVKPWQVLVFAGVLIVLSMAILVLWVNLITAVLTFASLIGYAVIYTVYLKRATSQNIVIGGLAGAMPPMLGWAAVTGMQGSSDWAYSSLLVLIIFIWTPPHFWALAIFRREDYAKAEIPMLPVTHGVVHTRKQIMVYSVVLALVCLLPYLVGMSGAFYLGGAIVLNAVFLWYAWRMLDPPDELFSMKMFYYSIVYLMALFAFLLVDHWILPWL comes from the coding sequence ATGTTTTCCAATTACCGCCAGTACTGGGACCTGACCAAGCCCAAGGTCGTCGCCCTCATTGTCTTCACCGCCCTGGTCGGCATGGTCCTGGCCATCCCCGGCGTGCCCAGCTGGGAGCAGGTGCGCGCCGGCGTGCTCGGTTTCCTCGGCATCTGGCTGGCGGCCTCGGCCGCAGCCGCGATCAACCAGCTGCTGGACGCGCACATCGATGCGCAGATGGCGCGCACTTCGTGGCGTCCGCTGGTGGTGGGCAAGGTCAAGCCATGGCAGGTGCTGGTGTTCGCCGGTGTGCTGATCGTGCTGTCGATGGCGATCCTGGTGCTGTGGGTGAACCTGATCACCGCTGTGCTGACCTTCGCCTCGTTGATTGGCTATGCGGTGATCTACACCGTGTACCTCAAGCGTGCGACCTCGCAGAACATCGTCATCGGTGGCCTGGCCGGCGCGATGCCGCCGATGCTGGGCTGGGCCGCAGTGACCGGCATGCAGGGCTCGTCGGACTGGGCGTACTCGTCGCTGCTGGTGCTGATCATCTTCATCTGGACCCCGCCGCACTTCTGGGCGCTGGCGATCTTCCGCCGCGAGGACTACGCCAAGGCGGAGATCCCGATGCTGCCGGTAACCCACGGCGTGGTGCACACCCGCAAGCAGATCATGGTGTATTCGGTGGTGCTGGCGCTGGTCTGCCTGCTGCCGTACCTGGTGGGCATGAGCGGTGCGTTCTACCTGGGCGGCGCGATTGTGCTCAATGCCGTGTTCCTCTGGTACGCCTGGCGCATGCTGGACCCGCCGGACGAACTGTTCTCGATGAAGATGTTCTATTACTCCATCGTCTACCTGATGGCGCTGTTCGCCTTCCTGCTGGTGGACCACTGGATCCTGCCCTGGTTGTAG